A part of Leifsonia xyli subsp. xyli str. CTCB07 genomic DNA contains:
- a CDS encoding nitroreductase family protein, producing MSDLVSRVAARRSHSRVTPDAPAHEELLPLVAAAGRVADHTALRPWRVIELRGEARVRLGRAFAEDAKLSGRAGDKLAAKPLRSPLLLAIVSVRTKSEKVPGWEQDAVASGVAHLLSLLLHDAGWGVIWRTGRHARSKAVHRMHGLARNERLLGWLYVGGIPEGSKEGHRKTVDPERFLSVLD from the coding sequence ATGAGCGACCTCGTCTCGCGGGTCGCGGCGCGCCGATCCCACTCCCGCGTGACCCCGGATGCGCCGGCCCACGAGGAGCTGCTGCCGCTCGTCGCCGCAGCGGGGCGCGTCGCGGACCACACGGCGCTGCGCCCGTGGCGGGTCATCGAGCTGCGTGGCGAGGCGCGCGTGCGGCTCGGCCGGGCGTTCGCCGAGGATGCGAAGCTGAGCGGACGGGCGGGCGACAAGCTCGCCGCTAAGCCGCTGCGCTCGCCGCTCCTGCTCGCGATCGTCTCGGTGCGGACGAAGAGCGAGAAAGTCCCCGGCTGGGAGCAGGACGCCGTGGCCTCAGGCGTCGCCCACCTGCTGAGTCTGCTGCTCCATGACGCCGGCTGGGGCGTGATCTGGCGCACCGGGCGGCACGCCCGGTCGAAAGCGGTCCACCGGATGCACGGGCTGGCCCGAAATGAGCGGCTGCTCGGCTGGCTCTACGTGGGCGGCATACCGGAAGGCAGCAAGGAGGGACACCGCAAGACGGTGGACCCTGAACGCTTCCTCAGCGTTCTGGATTAG
- a CDS encoding SIP domain-containing protein codes for MVKTLRRLLVRGYGIDRGRVAFMGYWRHGRAERTE; via the coding sequence GTGGTGAAGACGCTGCGCCGGCTGCTCGTGCGCGGGTATGGGATCGACCGCGGCCGGGTGGCCTTCATGGGCTATTGGCGGCACGGTCGTGCCGAGCGCACCGAGTAG
- a CDS encoding cold-shock protein, translating to MANGTVKWFNAEKGYGFITVDSNVDGGEQNVTVHQDVFVHYSAIDMNGYKVLEEGQQVEFEVGTGSKGPQAESVRPL from the coding sequence ATGGCGAACGGAACCGTGAAGTGGTTCAACGCTGAAAAAGGCTACGGATTCATCACTGTCGACAGTAACGTCGACGGTGGGGAGCAGAACGTCACCGTTCACCAGGACGTTTTCGTTCACTACTCTGCAATTGACATGAACGGCTACAAGGTCCTCGAAGAGGGCCAGCAGGTGGAGTTCGAGGTCGGCACGGGCAGCAAAGGACCGCAGGCCGAATCGGTTCGCCCTCTGTAG
- a CDS encoding DUF3263 domain-containing protein — translation MRVADAADDHRNGPKPEGLTGRETDILAFERQWSRHAGAKEQAIREEFGISAARYYQILGALIDRPEALRHDPMLVKRLLRLRETRSAVRQARTLPHHD, via the coding sequence GTGCGTGTGGCCGACGCAGCAGACGACCACCGGAACGGGCCGAAGCCGGAGGGGCTCACCGGCAGGGAAACCGACATCCTCGCGTTCGAGCGTCAATGGTCGCGGCACGCCGGCGCCAAAGAGCAGGCTATTCGCGAGGAGTTCGGCATCTCGGCGGCACGGTACTACCAGATTCTCGGAGCGCTGATCGACCGGCCCGAGGCGCTCCGTCACGATCCCATGCTTGTCAAGCGCCTGCTCCGGCTGCGGGAGACCCGCTCGGCCGTGCGGCAGGCCCGGACGCTCCCGCACCACGACTGA
- the msrB gene encoding peptide-methionine (R)-S-oxide reductase MsrB, with product MDAGKGEYQIAKSDEEWRRELTPEQYGVLRQAGTEQPWTGELLDESRAGVYACAACGAELFRSGTKFDSGCGWPSFYESVRPEAVELLEDTRLGITRTEVRCANCGSHLGHVFPDGFRTPTGDRYCMNSISLDFQPEDE from the coding sequence ATGGACGCTGGCAAGGGCGAGTACCAGATCGCCAAGTCCGACGAGGAGTGGCGCCGCGAGCTCACACCCGAACAGTACGGCGTGCTGCGCCAGGCTGGAACCGAACAGCCGTGGACCGGCGAACTGCTCGACGAGAGCCGCGCCGGGGTGTACGCCTGTGCCGCGTGCGGGGCCGAGCTCTTCCGATCGGGCACGAAGTTCGACAGCGGCTGCGGCTGGCCGAGCTTCTACGAATCTGTCCGCCCGGAAGCGGTCGAACTGCTCGAGGACACCCGTCTCGGGATAACGCGCACCGAGGTCCGCTGCGCGAACTGCGGCTCCCACCTCGGCCACGTCTTCCCGGACGGCTTCAGAACCCCGACCGGCGACCGCTACTGCATGAACTCGATCTCGCTGGACTTCCAGCCAGAGGACGAATGA
- a CDS encoding type II toxin-antitoxin system ParD family antitoxin, producing MAQNTSISLDDHFSDFLSKEVSSGRYRSASEVVRAGLRLLEDQETQLAALRAALVAGEASGMPEAFDFDAFIAMKKS from the coding sequence ATGGCTCAGAACACTTCGATCAGCCTGGATGATCACTTCTCGGACTTTCTCTCCAAAGAGGTCTCGTCAGGCCGCTATCGGTCCGCAAGCGAGGTCGTCCGCGCCGGCCTTCGGTTGCTGGAGGACCAGGAGACGCAACTCGCAGCGCTCCGTGCCGCCCTCGTCGCGGGTGAGGCGAGTGGCATGCCAGAGGCTTTCGACTTCGACGCTTTCATCGCGATGAAGAAGTCGTGA
- a CDS encoding LytR C-terminal domain-containing protein — MAQKYSTDRFDEIPDDLQRVGAHRAPQPKRRRWIAVGWAALATLALVGAGILYLSVVSGSISFSGSSRSANASPILSATPTPTIVPTVDPALTVNILNGTSISGLAGRVDEKLAAAGWTVGAVANASRTDLKQTIVYYSDPANQASALGAARSLTGATIQETQDFAQTGAQLTVVVGSDYTG, encoded by the coding sequence ATGGCACAGAAATATTCGACAGACCGGTTCGATGAGATCCCGGACGACCTGCAGCGCGTCGGCGCGCACCGCGCACCGCAGCCGAAGAGACGTCGCTGGATCGCGGTCGGCTGGGCGGCCCTCGCTACCCTCGCGCTCGTCGGCGCCGGTATCCTCTACCTCTCGGTCGTCAGCGGCTCCATCTCCTTCAGCGGTTCGTCCCGCTCCGCCAACGCCTCGCCGATCCTCAGCGCGACCCCCACACCGACGATCGTCCCGACGGTGGACCCGGCTCTGACTGTCAACATCCTCAATGGCACATCGATCTCGGGGCTGGCCGGCCGGGTGGATGAGAAGCTGGCCGCCGCCGGCTGGACGGTCGGGGCCGTTGCGAACGCCTCCCGCACCGATCTGAAGCAGACGATCGTGTACTATTCCGACCCGGCCAACCAGGCCTCGGCTCTCGGGGCCGCCCGGTCCTTGACGGGGGCGACTATCCAGGAGACGCAGGACTTCGCTCAGACCGGGGCGCAGCTCACGGTGGTCGTCGGCAGCGACTACACCGGCTGA
- a CDS encoding response regulator, which produces MSGALRVLVVDDDFRVAGLHRDIVAAWRGFTALEPVTTARAARTAVREQAPDLVLLDVFLPDGDGLAVLAELEVDAFAISAASDGASVRRALRSGALAYLVKPFAARLLAERLDAYQRYRNVLRDDRAADQEAIERALRILHSGDAAAPASRSATEQLVLAELRAGEVAAADVAATIGVSRATAQRYLAALAARGVAEVALRYGATGRPEHRYRLTPLS; this is translated from the coding sequence ATGAGCGGTGCGTTGCGGGTTCTGGTGGTGGACGACGACTTCCGCGTCGCGGGACTGCACCGCGACATCGTCGCCGCGTGGCGCGGGTTCACGGCCCTCGAACCGGTCACGACCGCTCGTGCAGCCCGCACAGCCGTGCGCGAGCAGGCGCCCGACCTCGTGCTGCTCGACGTGTTCCTGCCGGATGGGGACGGCCTGGCCGTGCTCGCTGAGCTGGAGGTCGACGCCTTCGCGATCAGCGCCGCCTCCGACGGCGCGAGCGTGCGCCGGGCGCTGCGCTCCGGTGCGCTCGCCTACCTCGTCAAACCGTTCGCGGCGCGCCTGCTCGCTGAGCGCCTGGACGCCTACCAGCGTTACCGCAATGTCCTCCGCGACGACCGCGCCGCCGACCAGGAGGCGATCGAGCGCGCCCTGCGCATTCTGCACTCCGGCGACGCGGCCGCCCCCGCGTCCCGGTCGGCGACCGAACAGCTGGTGCTCGCCGAACTGCGTGCAGGGGAGGTGGCGGCTGCGGACGTGGCCGCCACGATCGGTGTCTCGCGCGCCACCGCGCAGCGCTACCTGGCCGCGCTCGCCGCGCGCGGCGTCGCCGAAGTGGCGCTTCGGTACGGCGCGACGGGCCGCCCGGAGCACCGCTACCGGCTCACTCCCCTGTCGTGA
- the groL gene encoding chaperonin GroEL (60 kDa chaperone family; promotes refolding of misfolded polypeptides especially under stressful conditions; forms two stacked rings of heptamers to form a barrel-shaped 14mer; ends can be capped by GroES; misfolded proteins enter the barrel where they are refolded when GroES binds) translates to MAKIIAFDEDARRGLERGLNILADTVKVTLGPGGCNVVLEKKWGAPTITNDGVSIAKEIELDDPYEKIGAELVKEVAKKTDDVAGDGTTTATVLAQALVKEGLRNVAAGADPISLKRGIEKAVEAVTAELVGNAKEVESKAQIAATASISAGDTTIGDIIAEAIDKVGKEGVVTVEESNTFGTELELTEGMRFDKGFLSQYFVTDQDRQEAVFEDAYILIANQKISSIKDLLPIVDKVIQANKQLLIIAEDVDGEALATLIVNKIRGIFKSVAVKAPGFGDRRKAMLQDIAILTGGQVISEEVGLKLENVTLDLLGKARKVVITKDETTIVEGAGDPDQIAGRVAQIRGEIDNSDSDYDREKLQERLAKLAGGVAVIKAGAATEVELKERKHRIEDAVRNAKAAVEEGIVAGGGVALIQAGKLAFEKLSLEGDEATGANIVKVAIEAPMKQIAINAGMEPGVVVARVRELPLGHGLNAATGEYVDMLIAGINDPVKVTRSALQNAASIAGLFLTTEAVVADKPEKAAPVAAEPGAGMDF, encoded by the coding sequence ATGGCAAAGATCATTGCTTTTGACGAGGACGCGCGTCGCGGTCTCGAGCGCGGCCTCAACATCCTGGCTGACACGGTCAAGGTGACGTTGGGCCCGGGCGGGTGCAACGTCGTCCTCGAGAAGAAGTGGGGAGCGCCGACCATCACCAACGACGGCGTCTCCATCGCGAAGGAGATCGAACTCGACGACCCCTACGAGAAGATCGGCGCGGAGCTGGTCAAAGAGGTCGCGAAGAAGACCGACGATGTCGCCGGCGACGGAACCACCACCGCCACCGTGCTCGCTCAGGCGCTCGTCAAGGAGGGTCTGCGCAACGTCGCGGCCGGCGCCGACCCGATCTCGCTGAAGCGCGGTATCGAGAAGGCTGTCGAGGCCGTCACCGCCGAGCTGGTCGGCAACGCCAAGGAGGTCGAGAGCAAGGCGCAGATCGCGGCCACCGCCTCCATCTCCGCCGGGGACACCACCATCGGGGACATCATCGCCGAGGCGATCGACAAGGTCGGCAAGGAGGGCGTCGTCACCGTCGAGGAGTCGAACACCTTCGGCACCGAGCTGGAGCTGACCGAGGGCATGCGCTTCGACAAGGGCTTCCTGTCGCAGTACTTCGTCACCGACCAGGACCGCCAGGAGGCGGTGTTCGAGGATGCTTACATCCTCATCGCCAACCAGAAGATCTCCTCGATCAAAGACCTGCTCCCGATCGTGGACAAGGTGATCCAGGCCAACAAGCAGCTCCTCATCATCGCTGAGGACGTCGACGGCGAGGCGCTGGCGACCCTGATCGTCAACAAGATCCGCGGCATCTTCAAGTCCGTCGCCGTCAAGGCTCCGGGCTTCGGTGACCGCCGCAAGGCCATGCTGCAGGACATCGCGATCCTCACCGGTGGCCAGGTCATCTCCGAGGAGGTCGGCCTCAAGCTGGAGAACGTCACCCTCGACCTGCTCGGCAAGGCCCGCAAGGTCGTCATCACCAAGGACGAGACCACCATCGTCGAAGGTGCGGGCGACCCCGACCAGATCGCCGGCCGCGTGGCCCAGATCCGTGGCGAGATCGACAACTCCGACTCCGACTACGACCGCGAGAAGCTCCAGGAGCGTCTCGCCAAGCTCGCTGGTGGCGTCGCCGTCATCAAGGCGGGTGCGGCCACCGAGGTCGAGCTCAAGGAGCGCAAGCACCGCATCGAGGACGCCGTCCGCAACGCGAAGGCCGCTGTCGAAGAGGGCATCGTGGCCGGTGGGGGCGTCGCCCTCATTCAGGCCGGCAAGCTCGCCTTCGAGAAGCTGTCGCTCGAGGGTGACGAGGCCACCGGCGCCAACATCGTCAAGGTCGCCATCGAAGCCCCGATGAAGCAGATCGCGATCAACGCAGGCATGGAGCCGGGCGTCGTCGTGGCCCGTGTCCGCGAGCTCCCGCTCGGCCACGGTCTCAACGCGGCCACCGGCGAATACGTCGACATGCTCATCGCGGGCATCAACGACCCGGTGAAGGTCACCCGCTCGGCGCTGCAGAACGCCGCCTCCATCGCGGGCCTGTTCCTCACCACCGAGGCTGTCGTGGCCGACAAGCCGGAGAAGGCCGCCCCTGTCGCGGCCGAACCGGGTGCGGGCATGGACTTCTAA
- a CDS encoding maltokinase N-terminal cap-like domain-containing protein, with protein MTELTELVGVWMRRQRWYSTKSVEPRLRLLASFEVQPGVDAIAGVRILTHLFCDNAPRVPRVYQVPLVARARRDGDPAAFVGETGGCHLYDGPAEDAYVGALTALMSGAGRAGGGEASAQGRSMGSDVRVVSSRLLSGEQSNTSIVAELAGGGQALVKVFRVLQAGENPDISTLAALTREGSVYTPALFGWLTGSWPAPDGGRACGEFALVQDFVPGVEDGWELALRAAERGEDFAGQAFALGADTAELHRLLAVAFPTRPADRRDVAEALDGMFRCLAVTAAAVPAVEELRPGIAAVYEEAATAAIPTLQRIHGDLHLGQALRSPERGWQFIDFEGEPLRPLAERARLDATLRDIAGMLRSFDYVAGSLARREPPIDAAAWAVRAREAYLDGYASVAGEEFSAHRRLLGAFELDKAVYEIAYEARHRPAWAPIPLEAVERLLAARVP; from the coding sequence ATGACCGAACTCACGGAGCTCGTCGGCGTGTGGATGCGCCGCCAGCGCTGGTACTCCACCAAAAGCGTTGAGCCGAGGTTGCGTCTGCTGGCGTCGTTCGAGGTGCAGCCGGGCGTGGATGCCATCGCCGGTGTCCGTATCCTCACCCACCTCTTCTGCGACAATGCCCCGCGCGTCCCGCGCGTCTACCAGGTCCCGCTCGTCGCCCGCGCCCGCCGCGACGGCGATCCGGCCGCGTTCGTGGGTGAAACCGGGGGCTGTCACCTCTATGACGGCCCGGCTGAGGACGCTTACGTCGGGGCCCTCACCGCGCTCATGTCGGGCGCGGGCCGGGCCGGTGGCGGCGAAGCCTCCGCGCAGGGCCGCAGCATGGGCAGCGACGTGCGGGTCGTTTCCTCCCGCCTGCTGTCCGGAGAGCAGTCCAACACCTCCATCGTCGCCGAGCTCGCGGGCGGCGGACAGGCCCTCGTGAAGGTTTTCCGTGTCCTCCAGGCGGGCGAGAACCCCGACATCTCCACCCTCGCCGCCCTCACCCGCGAAGGCTCCGTGTACACACCCGCCCTGTTCGGCTGGCTGACCGGTTCGTGGCCCGCGCCGGACGGCGGACGGGCCTGCGGCGAGTTCGCTCTCGTTCAGGACTTCGTTCCCGGGGTGGAGGACGGCTGGGAGCTCGCCCTCCGCGCAGCCGAGCGCGGCGAGGACTTCGCCGGGCAGGCTTTCGCTCTCGGCGCCGACACGGCCGAGCTGCACCGTCTCCTCGCCGTCGCGTTCCCCACCCGCCCCGCCGATCGCCGGGATGTGGCTGAGGCTCTCGACGGCATGTTCCGCTGTCTCGCCGTCACCGCCGCCGCCGTCCCCGCCGTCGAGGAGCTGCGGCCCGGGATCGCCGCCGTCTATGAGGAGGCCGCGACCGCGGCGATCCCCACCCTCCAGCGCATCCACGGTGACCTGCACCTCGGCCAGGCGCTGCGCTCGCCGGAGCGCGGCTGGCAGTTCATCGACTTCGAGGGCGAACCCCTGCGGCCCCTCGCCGAGCGCGCCCGGCTGGACGCCACCCTGCGGGACATTGCGGGGATGCTCCGCAGCTTCGACTATGTGGCCGGGTCGCTGGCGCGCCGGGAACCGCCGATCGACGCCGCTGCGTGGGCGGTGCGCGCGCGGGAGGCGTACCTCGACGGCTATGCGTCGGTGGCGGGCGAAGAGTTTTCCGCCCACCGGCGACTGCTCGGCGCGTTCGAGCTGGACAAGGCGGTCTATGAGATCGCGTATGAGGCGCGGCACCGGCCGGCGTGGGCGCCCATCCCGCTGGAGGCGGTGGAGCGGCTGCTGGCGGCGCGTGTCCCCTAA
- a CDS encoding type II toxin-antitoxin system RelE/ParE family toxin, producing MTGYRLTPAAQRDLSSIWDFTEERWNVRQAETYVTEIRAAIERIADAPSRGRDCDEIRQGYRRYGIGSHLLFYVESTVGVDVIRILHQRMDPTLHL from the coding sequence GTGACAGGTTACCGCCTCACTCCCGCTGCGCAACGCGACCTCTCCTCGATCTGGGACTTTACCGAGGAGCGGTGGAACGTCCGTCAGGCCGAGACCTATGTAACCGAGATCAGAGCTGCAATCGAGCGTATTGCCGACGCCCCTTCTCGTGGTCGGGACTGTGATGAGATCCGCCAAGGGTACCGTCGGTACGGGATTGGCAGCCATCTGCTTTTCTACGTCGAGAGCACAGTCGGTGTGGATGTGATACGGATCCTGCATCAGCGCATGGACCCGACATTGCACCTGTGA
- a CDS encoding siderophore-interacting protein: protein MSLACDDFATFGAERLDQRVKLLFPLDDGSFCDLGSGDWHQRWRALPEHRRNPFRTYTVRDIDQRTCRLDIDFVVHAELGEGASGPASRWLAAAGPGSELVVIGPDARSPQSGVGIDWRPRDAGDLLLAGDETAAPAIASILETLPEGRRAHAFIEVPAAADALALDLPQGAAATWLSRQGGEHGCELTPAVTAWLAGHPEVVAAAAAPRGRRQRLAAVDVDARSSGSIPRTAPAVSTPGSRASRPW, encoded by the coding sequence GTGAGCCTTGCTTGCGACGACTTCGCCACATTCGGCGCCGAACGCCTCGACCAGCGCGTCAAGCTGCTCTTCCCGCTCGACGACGGCAGCTTCTGCGACCTGGGCTCCGGCGATTGGCACCAGCGGTGGCGCGCTCTGCCCGAGCACCGCCGCAACCCGTTCCGCACGTACACCGTCCGAGACATCGATCAGCGTACATGTCGCCTCGACATCGACTTCGTCGTGCATGCCGAGCTGGGCGAGGGCGCGAGCGGTCCCGCCTCGCGCTGGCTGGCCGCGGCCGGTCCCGGCTCCGAACTCGTCGTCATCGGCCCGGACGCCCGCAGCCCCCAGAGCGGTGTCGGCATCGACTGGCGGCCTCGGGACGCCGGAGACCTCCTGCTCGCGGGGGACGAGACCGCCGCCCCGGCCATCGCCTCCATCCTGGAGACACTGCCGGAGGGGCGCCGCGCACACGCGTTCATCGAAGTCCCGGCCGCCGCCGACGCCCTGGCGCTCGATCTGCCCCAGGGTGCCGCCGCGACCTGGCTGAGCCGGCAGGGCGGCGAGCACGGGTGCGAGCTGACACCCGCCGTGACCGCGTGGCTGGCCGGGCATCCCGAGGTCGTCGCCGCGGCCGCCGCCCCCCGCGGCCGCCGGCAGCGCCTGGCCGCTGTCGATGTGGACGCGAGATCCTCTGGGAGCATCCCGAGAACGGCGCCGGCGGTTTCTACGCCTGGATCGCGGGCGAGTCGGCCGTGGTGA
- the lepB gene encoding signal peptidase I: MTETAENPNPRRAARRSGWKTLLRDVVVIFVVAVLVSFLIKTFVARSFYIPSGSMENTLQINDRIIVNELQPSVFGLQRGDVIVFKDPGGWLPAAAPQPQQNLLQQGVGGILDFVGLGASDSDQHLVKRIIGLPFDNITCCNALGQMSVNGVPLREPYVLLPAGQLAVSAKPFDVTVPKGEVWVMGDNRYNSADSRYHMNDPGKGFVPLSDVVGRAFVVSWPVSHWTGLSNYPETFRGTERQDKGEHRDK; the protein is encoded by the coding sequence GTGACCGAGACGGCAGAAAACCCGAACCCACGCCGCGCCGCGCGGAGATCCGGGTGGAAAACGCTCCTGCGGGATGTCGTCGTCATCTTCGTGGTGGCGGTCCTCGTGTCCTTCCTCATCAAGACGTTCGTCGCGCGTTCTTTCTACATTCCCTCAGGTTCCATGGAGAACACGCTCCAGATCAACGACCGCATCATCGTCAACGAGTTGCAGCCGAGTGTGTTCGGGTTGCAACGCGGGGATGTGATCGTGTTCAAGGACCCGGGGGGATGGCTCCCCGCGGCCGCGCCCCAGCCTCAGCAGAACCTGCTCCAGCAGGGAGTGGGGGGCATCCTCGACTTCGTCGGGCTGGGGGCGTCCGACAGCGACCAGCATCTCGTGAAACGGATCATCGGCCTGCCCTTCGACAACATCACCTGCTGCAACGCGCTCGGACAGATGTCGGTCAACGGCGTCCCGCTGAGGGAACCGTACGTGCTCCTGCCGGCCGGGCAGCTGGCGGTCTCTGCGAAACCGTTCGACGTCACCGTGCCCAAAGGCGAGGTCTGGGTCATGGGCGACAACCGCTACAACTCGGCGGACTCGCGCTACCACATGAACGATCCGGGCAAGGGTTTCGTCCCGCTCTCGGATGTCGTGGGCCGGGCTTTCGTGGTCAGCTGGCCGGTGAGCCATTGGACCGGGCTCTCGAACTACCCGGAGACGTTCCGGGGCACCGAGCGCCAAGACAAGGGAGAGCACCGAGACAAGTGA